From Miscanthus floridulus cultivar M001 chromosome 15, ASM1932011v1, whole genome shotgun sequence, the proteins below share one genomic window:
- the LOC136509375 gene encoding uncharacterized protein, translating into MLSLKELRLANDEKTTAASAMVAASGSCTSPGCRPSSSVATGAAPKGSGGGKKGKGGKKQGGWHGQGTGAGWQQGSGSGQQGGNHPMGPWFCYNPWAFQGGVPPPGRSWQQGNSPGGWPPHGDQGIMGANPQAHTVFAPPPPAPSAPLWDQAGLIAALNQMALQNSGWVMDSGATSHMHNSDGILLSRQLSSIPSITVGSGHHLPVSCSGSSTLPGHASPFSLRNVLVVPSLVRNLLSVRQFTRDNNCTIEFDAFGFSVKDLQTRRL; encoded by the coding sequence ATGCTCTCCCTCAAAGAGCTGCGCCTCGCCAACGACGAGAAGACCACGGCTGCATCTGCCATGGTGGCCGCCTCTGGCTCCTGCACTTCTCCAGGGTGCCGGCCCTCCTCCTCTGTGGCCACTGGCGCTGCTCCCAAGGGCTCTGGGGGCGGCAAGAAAGGCAAGGGCGGCAAGAAACAGGGCGGCTGGCACGGCCAAGGCACCGGCGCTGGCTGGCAGCAGGGCAGCGGCAGTGGACAGCAAGGGGGCAACCACCCCATGGGGCCCTGGTTCTGCTACAACCCATGGGCCTTCCAGGGCGGCGTTCCTCCTCCAGGCCGCAGCTGGCAGCAGGGCAACAGCCCCGGCGGCTGGCCCCCTCACGGTGACCAGGGCATCATGGGTGCCAATCCGCAGGCCCACACCGTCTTCGCTCCCCCTCCGCCAGCTCCATCCGCTCCACTGTGGGATCAGGCCGGCCTCATCGCCGCCTTGAACCAGATGGCGCTCCAGAACTCCGGCTGGGTCATGGACTCCGGCGCCACCTCCCACATGCACAACTCGGATGGTATACTCCTCTCCCGTCAACTCTCTTCTATCCCATCCATCACTGTTGGCAGCGGCCATCATCTTCCTGTCTCTTGCTCCGGCAGCTCCACATTACCAGGCCACGCGTCTCCCTTCTCACTTCGCAATGTTCTAGTTGTCCCCTCTCTAGTGCGCAACTTACTTTCGGTTCGCCAATTCACTCGTGACAACAATTGCACTATCGAATTTGACGCATTTGGCTTTTCTGTTAAGGATCTGCAGACCAGACGCCTCTGA
- the LOC136508493 gene encoding putative F-box protein At3g23260, producing MASSSDGQGRRAKPVRAATSIGVGALPLDTLYDILLRLPAKELCRLRLVCRSWRALLSDPAFAAAHAARYPEPLILVGNNDNPLLDSENGDWKYQGVISVMDLSGHVVKKLRVDGHITSMSLHLACVKKTGDGSCRLVNPATGAVHHVPREDPVYGYSDRLCPFGQVASTREYKVLRKVSYSLNGNSRVLYEICTIIGRSSAVHGQAQWRMIQDPPCCIDIDWCAKASVVIDGVVYFLSKNAYSAGGSEQDWIASFDLETERWRTNIRGPQGLIVYNGLVVDKKLSLVNLNGSLVIVHLPYLFMDLWYLLDSDEGLWVRQYSIPIKEYYRRSISSSFTPLIVLDDGRIVIHIDGLGLGMLKIYDSKTNKLSSVAETGLSSAVSVYTGTLLSLEW from the coding sequence ATGGCGTCGTCGTCGGATGGGCAGGGCAGGCGCGCCAAGCCCGTTCGCGCCGCCACCAGCATCGGCGTCGGTGCTCTGCCCCTGGACACCCTGTACGACATCCTGCTCCGCCTCCCGGCCAAGGAACTCTGCCGCCTCCGCCTGGTCTGTCGGTCATGGCGCGCCCTGCTCTCCGACCCAGCGTTCGCCGCCGCCCACGCAGCACGCTACCCTGAGCCACTCATCCTCGTCGGCAACAACGACAATCCTTTACTAGATTCAGAAAACGGTGACTGGAAATACCAAGGCGTCATCAGCGTTATGGATCTGTCCGGGCACGTAGTCAAGAAACTGCGTGTGGACGGTCACATCACGAGCATGTCGCTCCACCTCGCCTGCGTCAAGAAGACCGGGGACGGCAGCTGCCGGCTGGTGAACCCAGCCACCGGAGCCGTGCACCACGTGCCCAGAGAGGATCCGGTTTATGGCTACAGCGACAGATTGTGCCCGTTTGGGCAGGTTGCCAGCACGAGAGAGTACAAGGTGCTTCGAAAGGTTTCGTATTCGCTCAATGGCAACTCTCGTGTTCTCTATGAGATCTGCACCATTATCGGCAGGAGCAGTGCCGTTCATGGTCAGGCGCAGTGGAGGATGATTCAGGATCCTCCATGCTGTATTGATATTGATTGGTGCGCCAAGGCCAGTGTGGTCATCGATGGAGTTGTCTACTTCCTAAGCAAGAATGCATATTCTGCTGGTGGTTCTGAGCAGGATTGGATAGCGTCATTTGACCTTGAGACAGAGAGGTGGAGAACAAATATCAGGGGACCCCAAGGCCTTATCGTCTACAATGGACTGGTTGTTGACAAGAAGCTTTCATTAGTCAACCTAAATGGCTCACTGGTTATTGTTCATCTCCCGTATCTCTTTATGGACCTTTGGTATCTGTTGGACTCCGACGAGGGCCTCTGGGTCAGGCAATACAGCATTCCGATCAAAGAGTACTACCGCCGCAGTATTTCCAGTTCCTTTACTCCCTTGATTGTGTTAGACGATGGGAGGATAGTGATACATATCGATGGGTTGGGATTGGGAATGTTGAAGATTTATGACTCAAAAACCAACAAGTTGTCGAGTGTTGCGGAGACGGGTCTCAGCAGTGCAGTTAGTGTGTACACAGGAACCTTGTTGAGCTTAGAGTGGTGA